Proteins found in one Cellulomonas palmilytica genomic segment:
- a CDS encoding SDR family oxidoreductase has protein sequence MTTDDDLAPEPVAHSLPGLVPGLGDDGRSRPDAPLAVVTGVTGYVGGRLVPELLTAGYRVRAVARTPDRLRGRPWFDDVEVVQADAADADEIAVALRGAHVAYYLIHSLGTGREFAARDRRTAQAFADAAAAEHVGRIVYLGGLTPDDEELSEHLASRAEVGEILLRSGVPTTVLRAAVILGSGSASFEMMRYLTERLPAMTVPRWVENRIQPIAVRDVLRYLVGAAAMPPDVNRGFDIGGPDVLTYRDMMQGYAAEAGLRHRVIVGVPLLTPRLSSLWVSLVTPVPGGLARPLVGSLVHEVVCREHDVARYVPDPPDGLVGFRRAVRLALRRVQEASVATRWSSASLPGAPSDPLPSDPDWAGGSLYVDERRVQVDASPAALWRVIEGVGGERGWYSWPFAWQVRGLLDTVVGGPGLRRGRRDPGRLLVDDAVDWWRVEAVEPGRLLRLRAEMRVPGLAWLELRVEREDNDNDDDQGDDRDDDRDDGQAWTTAPVVFSQRALFHPSGLAGQLYWWSVAPFHGVVFGGMQRNIAAAAERAQRSMRISGDVSGDVSGDVSGDVSGDVSGDVSGDAATTGPAGRAARAS, from the coding sequence ATGACGACCGACGACGACCTCGCGCCCGAGCCCGTCGCGCACAGCCTGCCCGGGCTCGTGCCCGGCCTCGGCGACGACGGCCGATCGCGCCCCGACGCGCCACTGGCCGTCGTCACGGGCGTCACGGGCTACGTCGGGGGCCGGCTCGTGCCCGAGCTGCTGACCGCGGGCTACCGCGTGCGGGCGGTCGCGCGCACGCCCGACCGGCTGCGCGGGCGCCCGTGGTTCGACGACGTCGAGGTCGTGCAGGCCGACGCCGCCGACGCCGACGAGATCGCCGTTGCGCTGCGCGGTGCGCACGTCGCCTACTACCTCATCCACTCGCTCGGGACCGGCCGCGAGTTCGCCGCGCGGGACCGCCGCACGGCGCAGGCGTTCGCGGACGCCGCGGCCGCCGAGCACGTCGGGCGCATCGTCTACCTCGGCGGTCTCACGCCGGACGACGAGGAGCTCTCGGAGCACCTCGCGTCGCGCGCCGAGGTCGGCGAGATCCTGCTGCGCAGCGGAGTGCCGACCACCGTGCTGCGGGCCGCCGTGATCCTCGGCTCGGGCTCCGCGTCGTTCGAGATGATGCGCTACCTCACCGAGCGGCTGCCCGCGATGACCGTGCCGCGCTGGGTCGAGAACCGGATCCAGCCGATCGCGGTGCGCGACGTGCTGCGCTACCTCGTCGGCGCCGCCGCGATGCCGCCCGACGTGAACCGCGGCTTCGACATCGGCGGCCCGGACGTCCTGACGTACCGCGACATGATGCAGGGCTACGCGGCCGAGGCCGGGCTGCGGCACCGCGTCATCGTGGGCGTGCCGCTGCTCACGCCGCGCCTGTCGAGCCTGTGGGTGTCGCTCGTCACGCCCGTGCCCGGCGGGCTCGCGCGGCCGCTCGTCGGGTCGCTCGTGCACGAGGTCGTCTGCCGCGAGCACGACGTCGCGCGGTACGTGCCCGACCCGCCCGACGGCCTCGTGGGGTTCCGACGAGCGGTCCGGCTCGCGCTGCGACGCGTGCAGGAGGCGTCGGTGGCGACCCGCTGGTCGTCGGCGTCCCTGCCCGGCGCACCGTCCGACCCGCTGCCGAGCGACCCGGACTGGGCGGGCGGCTCGCTGTACGTCGACGAGCGGCGCGTGCAGGTCGACGCGTCCCCCGCGGCGCTGTGGCGCGTCATCGAGGGTGTCGGCGGCGAACGCGGCTGGTACTCGTGGCCGTTCGCGTGGCAGGTGCGCGGCCTGCTCGACACGGTCGTGGGCGGGCCCGGGCTGCGCCGCGGCCGCCGCGACCCCGGGCGCCTGCTCGTCGACGACGCCGTCGACTGGTGGCGCGTCGAGGCCGTCGAGCCCGGCCGGCTCCTGCGGCTGCGGGCCGAGATGCGCGTGCCGGGGCTCGCGTGGCTCGAGCTGCGCGTCGAGCGCGAGGACAACGACAACGACGACGACCAGGGTGACGACCGCGATGACGACCGTGATGACGGCCAGGCGTGGACGACGGCGCCCGTCGTGTTCTCGCAGCGCGCGCTGTTCCACCCGAGCGGGCTGGCGGGCCAGCTCTACTGGTGGTCCGTCGCGCCGTTCCACGGCGTGGTGTTCGGCGGCATGCAGCGCAACATCGCCGCGGCGGCGGAGCGCGCGCAGCGCTCGATGCGGATCAGTGGCGACGTCAGTGGCGACGTCAGTGGCGACGTCAGTGGCGACGTCAGCGGCGACGTCAGTGGCGACGTCAGCGGCGACGCCGCCACCACCGGGCCGGCCGGTCGTGCGGCTCGAGCGTCGTGA
- a CDS encoding DNA topoisomerase IB, with the protein MVRLRRVRIDSPGWTRRRAGRGFVYLDHERVRITDDEHLTRIVALAIPPAWQDVWICPLPHGHIQAAGLDDAQRRQYLYHPQWRVRRDRLKHDHVLDVARRLPAARRRVRRDLQLDGFPRDKALALAFRLLDLAYLRVGGEGYALKHGSYGLATLRKDHVRVLAPESEADPGRVHLHFPAKSGQVRDTVVEDDDVAELVRTLVRRRDDSPELLAWRDEAAHVWRDVTSADVAAYVKERLGDDATPKDFRTWHATVLAARGLAAAGPAPASDRARRRVVTQVVRDVAEELGNTPAVCRASYIDPRVVDLWERGETIRPTRSQAVAERETLRLLG; encoded by the coding sequence GTGGTGCGGCTGCGTCGGGTCCGCATCGACTCACCGGGGTGGACGCGCCGCCGGGCGGGCCGCGGGTTCGTGTACCTCGACCACGAGCGCGTCCGGATCACCGACGACGAGCACCTGACGCGCATCGTCGCGCTCGCGATCCCGCCCGCGTGGCAGGACGTGTGGATCTGCCCGCTGCCGCACGGCCACATCCAGGCCGCGGGGCTGGACGACGCGCAGCGCCGCCAGTACCTGTACCACCCGCAGTGGCGCGTGCGACGCGACCGGCTCAAGCACGACCACGTGCTCGACGTCGCGCGGCGGCTGCCCGCGGCCCGCCGCCGCGTGCGCCGCGACCTGCAGCTCGACGGCTTCCCGCGGGACAAGGCGCTCGCGCTCGCGTTCCGGCTGCTCGACCTGGCGTACCTGCGCGTCGGCGGCGAGGGGTACGCCCTCAAGCACGGCTCGTACGGCCTGGCGACGCTGCGCAAGGACCACGTGCGCGTGCTGGCGCCCGAGTCGGAGGCCGACCCCGGACGCGTCCATCTGCACTTCCCCGCCAAGTCCGGGCAGGTGCGCGACACGGTCGTCGAGGACGACGACGTCGCCGAGCTCGTGCGCACGCTCGTGCGCCGGCGCGACGACTCCCCCGAGCTGCTCGCGTGGCGCGACGAGGCGGCGCACGTGTGGCGCGACGTCACGAGCGCCGACGTCGCCGCGTACGTCAAGGAGCGCCTGGGCGACGACGCGACGCCCAAGGACTTCCGCACGTGGCACGCGACCGTGCTCGCGGCACGCGGCCTCGCGGCCGCCGGACCGGCCCCCGCGTCGGACCGCGCACGCCGCCGCGTGGTCACGCAGGTGGTGCGGGACGTCGCCGAGGAACTCGGCAACACGCCTGCGGTGTGCCGCGCGTCCTACATCGACCCGCGCGTCGTCGACCTGTGGGAACGCGGCGAGACGATCCGCCCGACCCGCTCGCAGGCCGTCGCGGAGCGCGAGACGCTGCGCCTCCTCGGCTGA
- a CDS encoding MMPL family transporter, which produces MPSRRPALVRAVLVAVALVAWMAVGAFGGQAQGKLSQVQTNDTAAFLPSSAESTLAAEAGRAFVQSPALPALVVLTPAGGGQVTDEQVEQVTAVAQGFPERPVPGTDDVWADYLTADPVVTPSQDGEALLVVYSLDAESAEQLVGDEDSVTDAFVTDLRATLDDELGATASSAGDTGLHAWVTGPAGFVADLVTAFGGVDGILLVVALVAVLLILVVVYRSPLLPFVVILTAVFALSLAGLVVYLLADAGTLVLNGQAQGILSILVVGASVDYALLLVARYREELRHHEHPAAAMRRALRACLEPIAASAGTVIAGVLCLLLSDLGSNRNLGPVAAIGIASAFLAALTLLPAILLLGGRRSRFFFWPRTPRFVEDAVPTTPGRPADPVDLTGLWGRLARWVGRHARPVWLTTAAVLVAFAAFLPTFSASGTSETDVFRTEVDSVAGEEVLAEHFPAGAVEPITVVVAQDDADAAAQAAEGVEGVASVAAFTGTPSGAPTGDDAEPLVVDGLVRLDVATTAPSDSRDAQDAVRDVRTAVHAVAPDALVGGAAAEQVDSVDAAQRDLRVIVPVVLVVIVVILTLLLRAVTAALVLLLANVLSFAATLGVAAILFEHVFDYPGADPTVPLFAFVFLVALGVDYSIFLMTRVREESLRDGTRAGVVRGLAVTGGVITSAGVVLATTFAALVVIPLLFLAQIAFLVAFGVLLDTFVVRTLLVPALVHDLDHRTWWPSRLSRRRAPSAER; this is translated from the coding sequence ATGCCGTCGCGCCGCCCCGCCCTCGTCCGTGCCGTCCTCGTCGCCGTCGCGCTCGTCGCCTGGATGGCGGTCGGGGCGTTCGGCGGTCAGGCGCAGGGCAAGCTCTCCCAGGTCCAGACGAACGACACCGCGGCGTTCCTGCCGTCCTCGGCCGAGTCGACGCTCGCTGCCGAGGCCGGCCGCGCGTTCGTCCAGTCGCCCGCGCTGCCCGCGCTCGTCGTCCTGACGCCCGCCGGCGGCGGCCAGGTGACCGACGAGCAGGTCGAGCAGGTCACGGCCGTCGCGCAGGGGTTCCCGGAGCGTCCCGTGCCCGGCACCGACGACGTGTGGGCGGACTACCTCACGGCCGACCCGGTCGTCACGCCGTCGCAGGACGGCGAGGCGCTCCTCGTCGTCTACTCGCTCGACGCGGAGTCCGCCGAGCAGCTCGTCGGCGACGAGGACTCGGTCACCGACGCGTTCGTCACCGACCTGCGCGCGACCCTCGACGACGAGCTCGGCGCGACCGCGTCGTCCGCGGGCGACACCGGGCTCCACGCGTGGGTCACCGGGCCCGCGGGCTTCGTCGCCGACCTCGTGACCGCGTTCGGCGGCGTCGACGGGATCCTGCTGGTCGTCGCGCTCGTCGCGGTGCTGCTCATCCTCGTCGTCGTCTACCGCTCACCGTTGCTGCCGTTCGTCGTGATCCTGACGGCCGTGTTCGCGCTGTCGCTCGCGGGGCTCGTCGTCTACCTGCTCGCGGACGCCGGGACCCTCGTGCTCAACGGGCAGGCGCAGGGCATCCTGTCGATCCTCGTCGTCGGCGCGAGCGTCGACTACGCGCTCCTGCTCGTCGCGCGCTATCGCGAGGAGCTGCGCCACCACGAGCACCCCGCCGCCGCGATGCGCCGCGCCCTGCGCGCGTGCCTCGAGCCGATCGCCGCCTCGGCGGGGACCGTCATCGCGGGCGTGCTCTGCCTGCTGCTGTCCGACCTGGGCTCCAACCGCAACCTCGGGCCCGTGGCCGCGATCGGCATCGCGTCGGCGTTCCTCGCGGCCCTCACGCTCCTGCCCGCGATCCTGCTGCTCGGCGGGCGGCGCTCGCGGTTCTTCTTCTGGCCGCGCACGCCGCGGTTCGTCGAGGACGCCGTGCCGACCACGCCCGGCCGGCCCGCCGACCCGGTCGACCTCACGGGCCTGTGGGGCCGGCTCGCCCGGTGGGTGGGCCGGCACGCGCGCCCCGTGTGGCTGACGACCGCGGCGGTACTCGTCGCGTTCGCCGCGTTCCTGCCGACGTTCTCCGCGTCCGGCACGAGCGAGACCGACGTGTTCCGCACCGAGGTCGACTCCGTGGCGGGCGAGGAGGTCCTCGCCGAGCACTTCCCCGCAGGGGCCGTCGAGCCCATCACGGTGGTCGTCGCGCAGGACGACGCGGACGCCGCCGCGCAGGCCGCCGAGGGCGTCGAGGGCGTCGCGTCCGTCGCGGCGTTCACGGGCACGCCGTCGGGGGCGCCGACGGGCGACGACGCCGAGCCGCTCGTCGTCGACGGCCTCGTGCGCCTCGACGTCGCGACGACCGCGCCGTCCGACTCGCGCGACGCGCAGGACGCGGTGCGCGACGTCCGCACGGCCGTGCACGCCGTGGCGCCGGACGCGCTCGTCGGCGGTGCCGCCGCCGAGCAGGTCGACTCGGTCGACGCGGCGCAGCGCGACCTGCGGGTCATCGTGCCGGTCGTGCTCGTCGTGATCGTCGTCATCCTCACGCTGCTGCTGCGGGCGGTCACCGCCGCGCTCGTGCTGCTGCTCGCCAACGTGCTGTCGTTCGCGGCGACGCTCGGGGTCGCGGCGATCCTGTTCGAGCACGTCTTCGACTACCCGGGCGCCGACCCGACCGTCCCGCTGTTCGCGTTCGTGTTCCTCGTGGCGCTCGGTGTCGACTACTCGATCTTCCTCATGACCCGCGTCCGGGAGGAGTCGCTGCGCGACGGGACGCGCGCGGGCGTGGTGCGCGGGCTCGCCGTGACGGGCGGCGTCATCACGTCGGCGGGCGTGGTGCTCGCGACGACGTTCGCGGCGCTCGTCGTCATCCCGCTGCTGTTCCTCGCGCAGATCGCGTTCCTCGTCGCGTTCGGCGTGCTGCTCGACACGTTCGTCGTGCGCACGCTGCTCGTCCCGGCGCTCGTGCACGACCTCGACCACCGCACGTGGTGGCCGTCGCGGCTGTCCCGACGGCGCGCGCCGTCGGCGGAGCGCTGA
- a CDS encoding acyl-CoA thioesterase: protein METPDRVDAVLDALRLRPDPDQPDTFTAGSLPQPGGRVFGGQVLAQALLAAGATLEDDRLPHSLHGYFLRAGDVAEPITFAVERLRDGRSFTARRTHAIQKGAPILSMIASFQTEQDGIDYADAMPPGVPEPEDVRSVFDVLGPIDHPVARFWTQEAAFDVRHVEGSLYLGPAPERTGQQMVWFRSRSPLPDGQLLHRALLAYACDQVMLEPVLRRAGRSWVTPGMSIASLDHAIWWHRDVRVDDWLLYVQASPSAQGGRGLGTSRVFTRDGVLVATIAQEGMVRVP from the coding sequence ATGGAGACGCCCGACCGGGTCGACGCGGTGCTCGACGCGCTGCGCCTGCGGCCCGACCCCGACCAGCCCGACACGTTCACCGCGGGCAGCCTGCCGCAGCCCGGTGGGCGCGTGTTCGGCGGGCAGGTGCTCGCGCAGGCGCTGCTCGCGGCCGGCGCGACGCTCGAGGACGACCGGCTCCCCCACTCGCTGCACGGCTACTTCCTGCGCGCCGGGGACGTCGCGGAGCCGATCACGTTCGCGGTCGAGCGGCTGCGCGACGGCCGGTCGTTCACGGCCCGCCGCACGCACGCGATCCAGAAGGGCGCACCGATCCTGTCGATGATCGCGTCCTTCCAGACCGAGCAGGACGGCATCGACTACGCCGACGCGATGCCGCCCGGCGTCCCGGAACCCGAGGACGTGCGCTCGGTGTTCGACGTGCTCGGGCCGATCGACCACCCGGTGGCGCGGTTCTGGACGCAGGAGGCGGCGTTCGACGTCCGGCACGTCGAGGGCTCGCTGTACCTGGGTCCCGCACCCGAGCGGACCGGGCAGCAGATGGTGTGGTTCCGGTCCCGCTCGCCGCTGCCCGACGGTCAGCTGCTGCACCGCGCGCTGCTCGCGTACGCGTGCGACCAGGTGATGCTCGAGCCGGTCCTGCGCCGCGCGGGCCGCTCGTGGGTGACGCCCGGGATGTCGATCGCGAGCCTCGACCACGCGATCTGGTGGCACCGCGACGTGCGGGTCGACGACTGGCTGCTGTACGTCCAGGCGTCGCCGAGCGCGCAGGGCGGGCGCGGCCTCGGCACGTCGCGCGTGTTCACGCGTGACGGCGTGCTGGTCGCGACGATCGCCCAGGAGGGCATGGTCCGCGTCCCCTGA
- a CDS encoding globin: MSQTFYEAVGGHDTFVALVDRFYEGVAHDPVLKPMYPEEDLGPAAERLTLFLEQYWGGPTTYSQERGHPRLRMRHAPYKVNPDARDRWLAHMRDAVDSLDLAPLHRAQLWDYLERAAHSMLNTFED; the protein is encoded by the coding sequence GTGAGCCAGACGTTCTACGAGGCCGTGGGCGGCCACGACACGTTCGTCGCACTCGTCGACCGCTTCTACGAGGGGGTCGCGCACGACCCGGTGCTCAAGCCCATGTACCCCGAGGAGGACCTCGGCCCCGCGGCCGAGCGCCTGACGCTGTTCCTCGAGCAGTACTGGGGCGGCCCGACGACGTACTCGCAGGAGCGCGGGCACCCGCGCCTGCGCATGCGGCACGCGCCCTACAAGGTCAACCCGGACGCGCGCGACCGCTGGCTCGCGCACATGCGCGACGCGGTCGACTCGCTCGACCTGGCCCCGCTGCACCGGGCCCAGCTGTGGGACTACCTGGAGCGCGCGGCGCACTCGATGCTCAACACGTTCGAGGACTGA
- the ptsP gene encoding phosphoenolpyruvate--protein phosphotransferase, whose amino-acid sequence MPPPVTEPPSGRRLPPGADHQAAADRIGEASRRVCAALDAAADAAEGDSADVLHATAAIAADPTLVADAVQRVMTEHLVPERAVWEAAESVAEQFEALGGLFAERTRDIHDVRDRLVADLTGRPAPGVPQRDEPFVLVAPDLAPAVVATLDTERVLAIATSAGGPTAHTAILARARGIPAVVAARGLDAQVTDGDVVVVDGGAGTVTLHPDDEQVARTKALAAVERTFDGDGRTSDGHRVELLANVGAPADAQAAAAAGAQGVGLFRTEFEFLDRDEAPSIDEQVAAYREVFAQFPGRKVVIRTLDAGADKPMPFLTADDEANPALGVRGLRTATTHPEVLEDQLTAIARAAQAESADVWVMAPMVATVAETEEFVARCAAHGLSTAGVMVEVPSAALVADRILAHAAFASIGTNDLTQYAMAADRLLGSVAHLSDAWHPAVLRLVAETCRGGAAQGRPVGVCGEAAAVPALAAVLVGLGVSSLSMTPRALADVAAVLQATTLDECRRLAQLALAAESAADARETVRAALPVLTDLGL is encoded by the coding sequence ATGCCGCCGCCCGTCACCGAGCCCCCGTCCGGGCGGCGCCTGCCCCCCGGCGCGGACCACCAGGCCGCCGCGGACCGCATCGGCGAGGCGTCCCGGCGCGTGTGCGCGGCGCTCGACGCCGCGGCCGACGCGGCCGAGGGCGACTCCGCCGACGTCCTGCACGCGACCGCCGCGATCGCCGCCGACCCGACGCTCGTCGCGGACGCCGTGCAGCGCGTCATGACCGAGCACCTCGTGCCCGAGCGTGCGGTGTGGGAGGCGGCCGAGTCGGTCGCCGAGCAGTTCGAGGCGCTCGGCGGGCTGTTCGCGGAGCGCACGCGCGACATCCACGACGTGCGTGACCGCCTGGTCGCGGACCTCACCGGCCGGCCCGCGCCCGGCGTGCCGCAGCGCGACGAGCCGTTCGTGCTGGTCGCGCCGGACCTCGCGCCCGCGGTCGTCGCGACGCTCGACACCGAGCGCGTGCTGGCGATCGCGACGTCGGCGGGCGGCCCCACGGCCCACACGGCGATCCTGGCCCGCGCGCGCGGCATCCCGGCCGTCGTCGCGGCGCGCGGGCTCGACGCGCAGGTCACGGACGGCGACGTGGTCGTCGTGGACGGCGGCGCGGGCACGGTCACGCTGCACCCGGACGACGAGCAGGTCGCGCGCACCAAGGCGCTCGCGGCGGTCGAGCGGACGTTCGACGGCGACGGCCGCACGTCCGACGGTCACCGCGTCGAGCTGCTCGCCAACGTGGGCGCACCCGCGGACGCGCAGGCCGCCGCCGCGGCGGGCGCGCAGGGCGTGGGGCTGTTCCGCACCGAGTTCGAGTTCCTCGACCGCGACGAGGCACCGAGCATCGACGAGCAGGTCGCTGCGTACCGCGAGGTGTTCGCGCAGTTCCCGGGCCGCAAGGTCGTCATCCGCACGCTCGACGCGGGCGCCGACAAGCCCATGCCGTTCCTCACGGCGGACGACGAGGCGAACCCCGCGCTCGGCGTGCGCGGCCTGCGCACCGCGACGACGCACCCCGAGGTGCTCGAGGACCAGCTGACCGCGATCGCGCGCGCCGCGCAGGCGGAGTCCGCCGACGTGTGGGTCATGGCGCCCATGGTCGCCACGGTCGCGGAGACCGAGGAGTTCGTCGCCCGCTGCGCCGCGCACGGCCTGAGCACGGCGGGCGTCATGGTCGAGGTGCCGAGCGCCGCGCTCGTCGCCGACCGGATCCTCGCGCACGCGGCGTTCGCGAGCATCGGCACGAACGACCTCACGCAGTACGCCATGGCGGCCGACCGGCTGCTCGGCAGCGTCGCGCACCTGTCGGACGCGTGGCACCCCGCGGTGCTGCGCCTCGTGGCCGAGACGTGCCGCGGCGGCGCCGCGCAGGGGCGGCCGGTCGGCGTCTGCGGCGAGGCCGCCGCGGTGCCGGCGCTCGCGGCCGTGCTCGTCGGGCTGGGCGTGTCGTCGCTGTCGATGACGCCGCGCGCGCTCGCGGACGTCGCCGCGGTGCTGCAGGCGACGACGCTCGACGAGTGCCGCCGGCTCGCGCAGCTCGCGCTCGCGGCGGAGTCCGCCGCGGACGCGCGCGAGACGGTGCGCGCGGCGCTGCCGGTGCTCACCGACCTCGGGCTGTGA
- a CDS encoding glucose PTS transporter subunit EIIB: MSKAEQILAALGGDANVVDLEPCITRLRVEVTDAQLVDEAALKASGAFGVVRSGRIVQVIVGPEADNLAAELDSLR, translated from the coding sequence TTGAGCAAGGCAGAGCAGATCCTCGCCGCACTGGGCGGCGACGCCAACGTCGTCGACCTCGAGCCGTGCATCACGCGCCTGCGCGTGGAGGTGACCGACGCCCAGCTCGTCGACGAGGCCGCGCTCAAGGCCTCGGGCGCGTTCGGCGTCGTACGCTCGGGCCGGATCGTCCAGGTCATCGTCGGCCCCGAGGCGGACAACCTGGCCGCTGAGCTCGACTCCCTGCGCTGA
- a CDS encoding PTS sugar transporter subunit IIA, whose product MSELRVVAPVPGVVHAIGRVPDPVFAEQIVGPGIAIAPDHVARLDVVAPCDGVVGALHPHAFALEVDETRSVLVHLGIDTVKLAGLGFDLHVRRGEAVRAGQRLITFSPVDVAASGMSTVCPVVALQADPALITFDAEPGSRVAAGDPLLTWR is encoded by the coding sequence ATGAGCGAGCTGAGGGTCGTCGCGCCCGTACCCGGGGTCGTGCACGCGATCGGTCGCGTCCCCGACCCGGTGTTCGCCGAGCAGATCGTCGGCCCCGGCATCGCGATCGCTCCCGACCACGTCGCACGCCTCGACGTCGTCGCGCCGTGCGACGGGGTCGTCGGGGCGCTGCACCCGCACGCGTTCGCGCTCGAGGTCGACGAGACGCGCTCGGTGCTCGTCCACCTCGGCATCGACACCGTCAAGCTCGCCGGGCTCGGCTTCGACCTGCACGTGCGGCGCGGCGAGGCCGTGCGGGCGGGCCAGCGGCTCATCACGTTCTCGCCCGTCGACGTCGCCGCGTCGGGCATGTCCACGGTCTGCCCCGTCGTCGCGCTGCAGGCCGACCCGGCGCTCATCACGTTCGACGCGGAGCCCGGCTCGCGCGTCGCGGCGGGGGACCCGCTGCTGACCTGGCGGTGA
- a CDS encoding mechanosensitive ion channel family protein, translated as MTVHRLAHLLAPAATAPDPTPTPTTDELVPEDLSSPSSWWDWFTGIPLTILLIVGVSSVVLVLLQGLIRRITDHIAEGTPVTERGVLKPLADKGVAQTLLKVDPLATARRAQRARTLGSVLRSTAAVLVGAIAVFLVLDTLGVNIAPFIASAGIVGVALGFGAQSLVKDFLTGTFMLLEDQYGVGDVVDLGPATGTVEAVTLRVTKIRDADGTLWYVPNGTMVRVGNKTQGWATAVVEVDVDYFADLEQVERLLEEAAAHVAAELGDAVQGEPTITGIERLTAEAITLRMRVRTSPARQWEVARALRVAARRVLEQADVPLAGQRDALTAHRAAQAPADGTREDVTDADPHDTPVDDAVRPPKPED; from the coding sequence GTGACCGTGCACCGTCTCGCGCACCTTCTCGCCCCGGCCGCCACGGCGCCCGACCCGACGCCCACGCCGACGACGGACGAGCTCGTCCCCGAGGACCTGAGCTCGCCGTCGTCGTGGTGGGACTGGTTCACGGGCATCCCGCTGACGATCCTGCTGATCGTCGGGGTGAGCTCGGTCGTGCTCGTCCTGCTGCAGGGCCTGATCCGCCGCATCACCGACCACATCGCCGAGGGCACGCCCGTCACCGAGCGCGGCGTCCTCAAGCCCCTCGCGGACAAGGGCGTCGCGCAGACGCTGCTCAAGGTCGACCCGCTGGCCACCGCGCGCCGCGCGCAGCGCGCCCGCACGCTCGGCTCGGTGCTGCGCTCCACGGCCGCGGTGCTCGTCGGCGCGATCGCGGTGTTCCTCGTGCTCGACACGCTCGGGGTCAACATCGCGCCGTTCATCGCCTCCGCGGGGATCGTCGGCGTCGCGCTCGGCTTCGGCGCGCAGAGCCTCGTCAAGGACTTCCTCACGGGCACGTTCATGCTGCTCGAGGACCAGTACGGCGTGGGCGACGTGGTGGACCTCGGGCCCGCGACGGGCACGGTCGAGGCGGTCACGCTCCGCGTCACCAAGATCCGCGACGCGGACGGCACGCTCTGGTACGTCCCCAACGGCACGATGGTGCGCGTCGGCAACAAGACGCAGGGCTGGGCGACCGCGGTCGTCGAGGTCGACGTCGACTACTTCGCGGACCTCGAGCAGGTCGAGCGCCTGCTCGAGGAGGCCGCCGCGCACGTCGCGGCCGAGCTCGGCGACGCCGTGCAGGGCGAGCCGACCATCACGGGCATCGAGCGGCTCACGGCGGAGGCGATCACGCTGCGCATGCGGGTGCGGACCTCGCCCGCGCGGCAGTGGGAGGTCGCGCGGGCGCTGCGTGTCGCGGCCCGGCGCGTGCTTGAGCAGGCTGACGTGCCGCTCGCGGGCCAGCGCGACGCGCTCACGGCCCACCGTGCGGCGCAGGCGCCGGCGGACGGCACGCGCGAGGACGTCACGGACGCCGACCCGCACGACACGCCCGTCGACGACGCCGTGCGGCCGCCGAAGCCCGAGGACTGA